A DNA window from Methylobacterium sp. NMS14P contains the following coding sequences:
- a CDS encoding PhoH family protein, with protein sequence MSASDGAGARGALRGRGPAARPTGSDEAVEVPLTFDDNRLASLVFGQYDQNVAHIERRLEVTATALGNHLVIKGPADAAETARRVFQKLYARVRTGGSTLTLGDVDGAIREATAQATLFPAEAIAAEADRPHFEQIATRKRGAVRARNPAQDEYIKLLRTNELVFAEGPAGTGKTWLAVGHAVSLLEQGHAERLILSRPAVEAGERLGFLPGDMREKVDPYLRPIYDALYDFMEARHVDRGLQTGQIEIAPLAFMRGRTLTNAVVLLDEAQNTTSMQMKMFLTRLGENSRMIITGDPSQIDLPPGQKSGLVEAVRVLEDVEGIGHVRFKDVDVVRHDLVRRIVTAYERAAHGNEEADRNPNPRRRPLA encoded by the coding sequence TTGAGCGCGTCGGACGGTGCGGGCGCGCGCGGCGCGCTCCGGGGTCGCGGACCGGCGGCGCGGCCGACCGGATCGGACGAGGCGGTCGAGGTGCCGCTGACCTTCGACGACAACCGCCTCGCGAGCCTCGTCTTCGGCCAGTACGACCAGAACGTCGCCCATATCGAGCGCCGGCTGGAAGTCACCGCCACGGCGCTCGGGAACCACCTCGTCATCAAGGGGCCGGCCGACGCCGCCGAGACGGCGCGGCGGGTCTTCCAGAAGCTGTACGCCCGGGTCCGGACCGGCGGCAGCACGCTGACCCTCGGCGACGTGGACGGCGCCATCCGCGAGGCCACCGCGCAGGCGACCCTGTTCCCCGCCGAGGCGATCGCCGCCGAGGCCGACAGGCCGCATTTCGAGCAGATCGCCACCCGCAAGCGTGGGGCCGTGCGGGCGCGCAACCCGGCGCAGGACGAATACATCAAGCTCCTGCGCACCAACGAGCTGGTCTTCGCCGAGGGCCCGGCCGGGACCGGCAAGACCTGGCTCGCGGTCGGCCACGCCGTGTCGCTCCTGGAGCAGGGCCATGCCGAGCGGCTGATCCTGTCGCGTCCCGCCGTCGAGGCGGGGGAGCGCCTCGGCTTCCTGCCGGGCGACATGCGCGAGAAGGTCGATCCCTACCTGCGCCCGATCTACGACGCCCTCTACGATTTCATGGAGGCCCGCCACGTCGATCGCGGCCTCCAGACCGGCCAGATCGAGATCGCGCCGCTCGCCTTCATGCGCGGCCGGACCCTCACCAACGCGGTGGTGCTCCTCGACGAGGCGCAGAACACGACCTCCATGCAGATGAAGATGTTCCTCACCCGCCTGGGCGAGAACTCGCGCATGATCATCACCGGCGATCCCAGCCAGATCGACCTGCCGCCGGGTCAGAAATCCGGACTCGTGGAAGCGGTCCGCGTGCTGGAGGACGTCGAGGGAATCGGGCACGTGCGGTTCAAGGACGTCGACGTGGTCCGCCACGACCTCGTCCGCCGGATCGTCACCGCCTACGAGCGCGCCGCCCACGGCAACGAGGAGGCCGACCGCAACCCGAATCCCCGCCGCCGGCCGCTGGCGTGA